Proteins encoded in a region of the Thermodesulfobacteriota bacterium genome:
- a CDS encoding HAD hydrolase family protein produces the protein MPYDYIDATERARKIKVVVLDVHGVLTSGMVLFNEEGVKFQAFHHDDGFGANALMMMGIEVALMTRKSKSVLARAEEIGIKRVYMAKDKWAKMQELIAEMQIGLDEVCYVGDEIIDLGAMRRVGFAVSPANGCPEVLEVSHFVTRRAGGEGMLRELGEFILRAQGKWQPLVDKVSNMGWG, from the coding sequence ATGCCCTACGACTACATCGACGCTACGGAGCGGGCCAGGAAGATCAAGGTGGTGGTGCTCGACGTACACGGGGTACTCACGAGCGGGATGGTCCTCTTCAACGAGGAGGGGGTGAAGTTCCAGGCCTTTCACCACGACGACGGGTTCGGCGCCAACGCCCTGATGATGATGGGCATCGAGGTGGCCCTCATGACCCGGAAGTCCAAGAGCGTGCTCGCCCGGGCCGAGGAGATCGGGATCAAGCGCGTGTACATGGCGAAGGACAAGTGGGCCAAGATGCAGGAGCTCATCGCCGAGATGCAGATCGGGCTGGACGAGGTCTGCTACGTGGGCGACGAGATCATCGACCTCGGGGCCATGCGCCGGGTGGGGTTCGCCGTCTCCCCCGCCAACGGGTGTCCCGAGGTCCTGGAGGTCTCCCACTTCGTGACCCGGCGGGCCGGGGGCGAAGGGATGCTCCGGGAACTCGGGGAGTTCATCCTGAGAGCCCAGGGCAAGTGGCAACCCCTGGTGGACAAGGTCTCGAACATGGGGTGGGGGTAG
- the ppcB gene encoding phenylphosphate carboxylase subunit beta: MDLREFIALCERDGDLKRVTAEVDWDLEMSHIAKLVEEKSGPSLLFEKVKGSVGRVMFGAFSNTKRFAKILGKPSHLSMCDLSYEWMKLSVGEVIRAREVETGPVFENVIEGAAVDVTKLPAPKFYEKDGGRFIGTACFMVVQDPETGEINLGTYRSQVLDARTVGAQILKGKRGDRILQKYRKAGKKMPICMVVGCDPLLMLAGSAMVEGANEYDVVGTLRGEPVDVVKAPLTGLPIPATAEIVLEGYVDGDNLRPEGPFGEYTGYYTEEVYKQVVKPAIEVERIYHRDDPILLAASVGRPVNDNHMMLAFVRNATLWTELTKMKIPGIQSVYMPPEACGRFWAIVSVKQMYPGHADQVAAAVIASNTCTYGLKGLIVVDHDIQADDLPRVWWALATRYDPLRGTQLINRGRSTPLDPALFQSDNKFITSRIVMDATLPFEWKEKPVQVEMSKEVLERVKARWAELGLE; the protein is encoded by the coding sequence ATGGATCTTCGGGAGTTCATAGCACTTTGCGAGAGGGACGGCGACCTGAAACGCGTGACCGCAGAGGTCGACTGGGACCTGGAGATGTCCCACATCGCCAAGCTCGTGGAGGAAAAGAGCGGACCCTCGCTGCTCTTCGAGAAGGTCAAGGGCAGCGTGGGCCGTGTGATGTTCGGCGCCTTCAGCAACACCAAACGCTTCGCGAAGATCCTTGGAAAGCCCAGCCACCTCTCCATGTGCGACCTGAGCTACGAGTGGATGAAGCTCTCGGTGGGCGAGGTGATCCGGGCCCGGGAGGTGGAGACGGGGCCGGTCTTCGAGAACGTCATCGAAGGGGCGGCGGTGGACGTGACGAAGCTCCCCGCCCCCAAGTTCTACGAGAAGGACGGCGGCCGGTTCATCGGCACCGCGTGCTTCATGGTGGTGCAGGACCCGGAGACCGGGGAGATCAACCTGGGCACCTACCGCAGCCAGGTGCTGGACGCCAGGACCGTGGGCGCCCAGATCCTGAAGGGCAAGCGGGGAGACCGTATCCTGCAGAAGTACCGCAAGGCCGGCAAGAAGATGCCCATCTGCATGGTGGTGGGGTGCGACCCGCTGCTCATGCTCGCCGGGAGCGCCATGGTGGAGGGCGCCAACGAGTACGACGTGGTGGGCACCCTGCGGGGCGAGCCGGTGGACGTGGTGAAGGCTCCGCTGACGGGGCTTCCCATCCCGGCCACCGCCGAGATCGTGCTCGAGGGATACGTGGACGGGGACAACCTGCGCCCCGAGGGGCCCTTCGGGGAGTACACGGGGTACTACACCGAAGAGGTCTACAAGCAGGTGGTAAAGCCCGCCATCGAGGTGGAGCGGATCTACCACCGCGACGACCCGATCCTGCTGGCCGCGTCGGTGGGGCGGCCCGTCAACGACAACCACATGATGCTGGCCTTCGTGCGCAATGCCACCCTGTGGACCGAGCTCACGAAGATGAAGATCCCGGGCATCCAGTCCGTCTACATGCCCCCGGAGGCCTGCGGCCGGTTCTGGGCCATCGTCTCGGTCAAGCAGATGTACCCGGGCCACGCCGACCAGGTGGCCGCCGCGGTCATCGCCTCCAACACCTGCACCTACGGCCTCAAGGGCCTCATCGTCGTCGACCACGACATCCAGGCCGACGACCTCCCGCGCGTGTGGTGGGCGCTTGCGACCCGCTACGACCCCCTGCGGGGCACCCAGCTCATCAACCGGGGCAGATCCACGCCCCTGGACCCCGCCCTCTTCCAGAGCGACAACAAGTTCATCACCTCCCGCATCGTGATGGACGCCACCCTCCCCTTCGAATGGAAGGAAAAACCGGTGCAGGTGGAGATGTCGAAGGAGGTGCTCGAGCGGGTGAAGGCGCGGTGGGCGGAGCTGGGGCTGGAGTAG
- the ppcA gene encoding phenylphosphate carboxylase subunit alpha, whose protein sequence is MAHKYYKDNREFIQALDASGDLVTVEQEVDWDMEMGAIVRRVCEKQGPSPYFKKIKEYPGFEAFGAPLATYRKLAISLGLPPETPIPQIAQVYLERTDKGTPHKPRVVDRSKAPCKENVITGDAVNLFDLPAPMVHAGDGGRYLSTWHMIVAEDPDTRAINWGMYRQMVFDEKTMVGPVLPFSDMGKMFWNKAVPRNQPMPFATVIGMDPLAGIAACAPAQIPEDEFCGMLMGEGVEMVKCELSDLMVPAHAEIIIEGDILPNIALEEAPFGEYTGYRTSPRDPRTVYRCRAITYRNNPIMPISCMGVPTDEGQLLRSFSLGLEMDKLLRSQGIPITGVFMWPESTHHLVVVGTRHAYAGIASQIAQLIFGSKLGPWFHMAVVVDEETDIYDKDKVIHALTTKCHPVDGIHVYKNSAGTPLYPFAPIAERKIGKGSKVLFDCLTPLDWKKSDIPILVSFDKVYPDEVKKKVLDNWTSYGFKD, encoded by the coding sequence ATGGCGCACAAGTACTACAAGGACAATCGGGAGTTCATCCAGGCCCTGGACGCCTCCGGCGACCTGGTCACGGTCGAGCAGGAGGTGGACTGGGACATGGAGATGGGCGCCATCGTGCGCCGGGTGTGCGAGAAACAGGGACCCTCGCCCTACTTCAAGAAGATCAAGGAGTACCCAGGGTTCGAGGCCTTCGGCGCGCCCCTGGCCACCTACCGTAAGCTCGCCATCTCGCTGGGCCTGCCGCCGGAAACCCCGATCCCCCAGATCGCCCAGGTCTATCTGGAGCGCACCGACAAGGGCACGCCCCACAAGCCCAGGGTGGTGGATCGGAGCAAGGCCCCCTGCAAGGAGAACGTGATCACCGGCGACGCGGTGAACCTCTTCGATCTGCCGGCCCCCATGGTGCACGCCGGCGACGGCGGCCGCTACCTCTCCACCTGGCACATGATCGTGGCCGAGGACCCGGACACCCGGGCCATCAACTGGGGCATGTACCGCCAGATGGTGTTCGACGAAAAGACCATGGTGGGGCCGGTGCTGCCCTTCTCGGACATGGGCAAGATGTTCTGGAACAAGGCCGTGCCGAGGAACCAGCCCATGCCGTTTGCCACCGTGATCGGCATGGACCCCCTGGCCGGCATCGCCGCCTGCGCCCCGGCCCAGATCCCCGAGGACGAGTTCTGCGGCATGCTCATGGGCGAGGGCGTGGAGATGGTGAAGTGCGAGCTCTCCGACCTGATGGTGCCGGCCCACGCCGAGATCATCATCGAGGGCGACATCCTCCCGAACATCGCCCTCGAGGAGGCCCCCTTCGGCGAGTACACGGGCTACCGCACCTCGCCCCGGGACCCGCGCACGGTGTACCGCTGCCGGGCCATCACCTACCGGAACAACCCGATCATGCCGATCTCCTGCATGGGCGTTCCGACGGACGAGGGGCAGCTCCTGCGCTCCTTCTCCCTGGGGCTCGAGATGGACAAGCTGCTGCGCAGCCAGGGCATCCCGATCACGGGCGTGTTCATGTGGCCCGAGTCCACCCACCACCTGGTGGTCGTCGGCACCCGCCACGCTTACGCGGGCATCGCCAGCCAGATCGCCCAGCTCATCTTCGGCAGCAAGCTCGGGCCGTGGTTCCACATGGCCGTGGTCGTGGACGAGGAGACCGACATCTACGACAAGGACAAGGTCATCCACGCCCTGACGACCAAGTGCCACCCCGTCGACGGCATCCACGTGTACAAGAACTCGGCGGGCACGCCGCTGTACCCCTTCGCCCCCATCGCCGAGCGGAAGATCGGGAAGGGCTCCAAGGTGCTCTTCGACTGTCTCACGCCGCTCGACTGGAAGAAGTCCGACATCCCGATCCTGGTGTCCTTCGACAAGGTCTACCCGGACGAAGTCAAGAAGAAGGTGCTCGACAACTGGACGAGCTACGGGTTCAAGGATTGA
- a CDS encoding phenylphosphate carboxylase subunit gamma → MQEYDTFILTDLNEAVFDVELDMTIRDLTPGRAKYCCKCVRAKMSDNPDKYPDRLWPRLGRGQWVGKPWSIQVVSFVNKIPEAWR, encoded by the coding sequence ATGCAAGAATACGATACCTTCATCCTCACCGACCTGAACGAGGCCGTGTTCGACGTGGAGCTGGACATGACCATCCGGGACCTGACGCCGGGGCGGGCCAAATACTGCTGCAAGTGCGTGCGGGCCAAGATGTCCGACAACCCCGACAAGTACCCCGACCGCCTCTGGCCCCGGCTCGGCCGCGGCCAGTGGGTCGGGAAGCCGTGGTCGATCCAGGTGGTCTCCTTCGTGAACAAGATCCCGGAGGCCTGGCGGTAG